From Lemur catta isolate mLemCat1 chromosome 21, mLemCat1.pri, whole genome shotgun sequence, a single genomic window includes:
- the ZNF664 gene encoding zinc finger protein 664 — protein sequence MIYKCPMCREFFSERADLFMHQKIHTAEKPHKCDKCDKGFFHISELHIHWRDHTGEKVYKCDDCGKDFSTTTKLNRHKKIHTVEKPYKCYECGKAFNWSSHLQIHMRVHTGEKPYVCSECGRGFSNSSNLCMHQRVHTGEKPFKCEECGKAFRHTSSLCMHQRVHTGEKPYKCYECGKAFSQSSSLCIHQRVHTGEKPYRCCGCGKAFSQSSSLCIHQRVHTGEKPFKCDECGKAFSQSTSLCIHQRVHTKERNHLKISVI from the coding sequence ATGATCTACAAGTGCCCCATGTGTAGGGAATTTTTCTCTGAGAGAGCAGATCTTTTTATGCATCAGAAAATTCACACAGCTGAGAAGCCCCATAAATGTGATAAGTGTGATAAGGGTTTCTTTCATATATCGGAACTGCATATTCACTGGAGAGACCACACAGGAGAGAAGGTGTATAAATGTGACGATTGTGGTAAGGATTTTAGCACTACAACAAAGCTTAATAGACACAAGAAAATCCACACAGTGGAGAAGCCCTATAAATGTTACGAGTGTGGCAAAGCCTTCAATTGGAGCTCCCATCTTCAGATTCATATGCGAgttcacacaggagagaaaccctatgtcTGTAGTGAGTGTGGAAGGGGCTTTAGTAATAGTTCAAACCTTTGCATGCATCAGAGAGTCCACACCGGAGAGAAGCCCTTTAAGTGTGAAGAGTGTGGCAAGGCCTTCAGGCACACTTCCAGCCTCTGCATGCATCAGAGAGTCCACAcgggagagaaaccctataaatgttatgagtgtgggaaggccttcagtCAGAGTTCCAGCCTCTGCATCCACCAGAgagtccacactggagagaaaccctatagaTGTTGTGGgtgtgggaaggcctttagtCAGAGTTCCAGCCTCTGCATCCACCAGAGAGTCCACACGGGAGAGAAACCTTTTAAATGTGATgagtgtgggaaggccttcagtCAGAGTACAAGCCTCTGCATCCACCAGAGAGTCCACACAAAGGAGAGAAACCATCTCAAAATATCagttatataa